CTTGTACGGGGTCGCCTAGGCCCAAACCCCCCTGGCCCCTGGGGCGCAGGCTGCGGGGATGGCCCGTCGTGAACCGGTGCGTGTCTTTGACTCCCGTCAGGTCCGTTCTAGAATCCATCCCGGCAGTCCATCACTCTCGGTTCCCAGCATAGGGAAGGAGCACCCATGTCGCTCGCCACGGATCTGCTTGCCCCCGTTCTCCGCGCAGGACTGACGTTCCTCAGTCGCCGTCGGCTGCCTTTGATCGAAGGCGAGATCCGCCTAGCCGGCCTACACAGCCCGGTCGAGGTGATCCGGGATCGATGGGGCGTTCCGCACCTCTTCGCCGATGACCCGCACGATGCATTCTTCGCTCAGGGTGTGGTCCATGCCCAGGATCGTCTCTGGCAGATGGAGCTCAATCGGAGGACCGCCAACGGCAGGCTGAGCGAGCTGTTCGGTGAGATCTCGCTCGATACCGATCGCGCCGTGCGCACATTCGGTTTCCGGCGCCTTGGGGAGGCTGATTGGCAGGCCGCCGGTGCGGACCTGAGAAGCGTCCTCGAGGCCTACGCCGAAGGCGTCAATGCAACCCTCGCCTGCTCGGCGGCTCGCATGCCGATTGAGTTCACGCTCCTCGGCTGCCATCCGGAGCCATGGACTCCGATCGACAGCCTGGCCTTCAGCCGGGTGATGATCTGGCAGCTGTCGCATGCCTGGTACGGCGAGATCCTGCGCGCCAAGTTAATCGAGGCTGTGGGAGAAGAGCGGGCCGCCGCCTGGGAGATCCATCCGCCTCTAGGTAACCCGATCATCCTGCCGGAGGGGATCGAGTTCAATCGGCTGGGGGAGGACGGCAGACTAACTGCCGGGCGGGGGCCGTTCTTGCATCGGGGGCTGGGCAGCAACAACTGGGCGGTAGCCGGCTGGAAAACCGACACCGGAATGCCCTACTTGTGCAACGACATGCATCTGCCGCTGGGAGTGCCCTCGCTGTGGTACGAGGTGCACCTGATGGCCCAGGGCATGAATGTCTCCGGCGTCTCGATCCCGGGAATGCCGCTCGTCCTAGTCGGCCACACCGACCACATCGCCTGGGGCATAACGCTTGCCTACACCGACTGTGAGGACCTGTACGCCGAGGAGTTTGATCCCGAGATCCAGGGTCGCTACCGGTTCGGCGAAGGCTGGCGTCAAGCCGACATCATCCCAGAACCGATCGGCGTCAAGGGGCGGGACGATCCCCACATCGAGGAGGTCGTCGTAACCCATCATGGGCCGGTGATCTCCGATGTTGTCGGGCATCCGGAGAAACGCTTGGCCGTGCAGTCGATGGCCCTGCGCCCATGCCCGGCGGTCGAGGGTTGGCACCGTCTGAACCTGGCCCGCGGCTGGGATGACTTCGTCGAGGCGGCCCGGTTGATCGAGGCGCCGCAGCTGAGCGTGGCATACGCCGATACAGAGGGCAATACCGGACTCTGGGTCACCGGGAAGGTACCGGTGCGAGCGGCTGGCAAGGGAATGGTGCCGGCGCCGGGCTGGAGCGCAGACCACGAGTGGATTGGCGAGGTTCCCTTCGAAGCCATGCCTCACGCCCTCAACCCGCAGCGCGGCTTCGTGGCAACCTCCAACGACCGGCTGGTGCCGGACGACTATCCGCACTTCCTCGGCAGCGTGTGGATGAACGGCTATCGCAACCGGCGTATTTCCGAAGTCCTGAGCAGCAAGGATGTCTTGGGCGTTGAGGACTTCAGACGCCTACATGTGGACTTCACCTGTCCCCCGGCCCTGGAGTTCGTCCGCAGCCTGGAGGGCCTGACGCCGACCTCGGAAGAGGCCGAGCTGGCGCTCGAGCTCCTGCGGGGATGGGATGGGGTGTTGTCGGCGGATTGCACAGCCGGAACGGTGTACGAAGTCACCCGCTATCATCTGGTGCGCAATCTGCTCGAGCCGGCGGTCGGCGAGAGGCTGACCCTGCAGTTGATGGGGCAGGGTTTCCACCCGCTGCTGATGCCCGCCAATGAGTTCTTGGGGCACGACACGGCCGCAACGTTGCGCCTGCTGGAGGCGCCGGAGAGCTGGTGGATGACTCAGGCCGGAGGGCGGCAGGCCGTGCTGGAGAAGAGCCTGAAACAGGCCGTCCTGTGGCTGCGCCAGACGCTGGGGGCGGCGCCATCCGGCTGGGGCTGGGGGAAGATCCACCGGGCGGTCTTCCCGCATGCCATGGGCCTGCAGAAGCCGCTAGATCGCGTCTTCAACCGGGGCCCGTTTCCCATCGGGGGCGACGCCGACACGCCGTGCCAGACGGCATTCAATCCGGCCCTCCCCTACGACAACACGAGCTGGGCGCCCGGGTTCCGCCAGATCGTCGACCTGAGCGATCTGTCGAAGTCCCTGATCATCCATCCGCCGGGGCAATCGGGTCAGCTGGGCAGCCGGCATTACGACGACCTGGCAAGCCTGTGGATCCGGGGCGAGTATCATCCGATGCTGTGGACCCGCGCCCAGATCGAGGGCGAGGCCGAAGGCCATTTGCACTTGACACCCTGACGTCGTCCTCAGTCGCCTGACGAGCGCGAGTTCGAATCCGAGGGACTGTCACGAGGATGTGATGGGCGCTAGCCGCTTCGTTGCCGCCATCGATCAAGGAACGACAAGCACTCGCTGCATGTTGTTCGACCGACTAGGCGCGGTGGTGGCAGCGTCCCAATTGGAGCACACGCAGATCTACCCGCGCCCCGGCTGGGTGGAACATGACCCGCTCGAGATTTGGGAGCGTACCCAGCAGGTGATCCGCCGCTCACTCGAGGCGGCCGGCGTCCAGGGCGCCGAGATCGCCGCCGTCGGCATCGCCAACCAGCGTGAAACCACGATCGTATGGGACCGCCTTACAGGCCGTCCCTTCGGCAACGCTCTGGTCTGGCAGGACACCCGGACGGCGGACCGGGTGGCTGCCCTGGCGGAGCAGGGCGGCCCGGACCGATTCCGGGCGATAACCGGGCTGCCGCTCGCAACGTATTTCTCTGCCAGCAAGATCCGCTGGATTCTGGACAACGTGGAGGGGGCCCGGGGGGGGGCGGAAGAAGGGACAGCCCTCTTTGGCACGGTCGACAGCTGGTTGATCTGGTGGTTGACGGGTGGGCCGCAAGGCGGAAGTCACGTGACCGACGTCACCAATGCCAGTCGAACGCAGCTGATGAGTCTGCGCAGCCTGGCATGGGATCCCGCCATCCTCGAAGTGATGGACATCCCGGAGCGGATGCTGCCGAAGATCGTGGCCTCGAGCGATCCCATTCCCTGGGGCTACACGCGGCTCGATGGGCCGTTCGGAGCCGCAATCCCCGTCTGCGGCGACCTCGGAGACCAGCAGGCCGCCCTGGTCGGCCAGACGTGCTTCGCCCCGGGAGAGGCCAAGAACACCTACGGCACGGGCTGTTTCATGCTGCTCAACACGGGGACCGAACCGGTCCCTTCGACCAGCGGGCTGCTGACGACCGTCGGCTACCGATTCGGCGCCAAGCCGGCGGTGTATGCGCTCGAAGGCTCAATCGCCATTGCCGGCGGATTGGTGCAGTGGCTCCGAGACAACCTCGGTCTGATCGGGTCCGCCGGTGAGGTAGAAGCACTTGCCCGGACGGTCGAGGACAATGGAGGCATCTACTTCGTGCCGGCGTTCTCGGGTTTGTTTGCACCGCACTGGCGGGCCGACGCCCGCGGGGTTCTCGTCGGCCTGACGCGCTACGTCAACAAGGGCCACATCGCTCGAGCCGCCCTGGAAGCGACTGCTTTCCAGACCGTCGAAGTGCTCGAGGCGATGGAGAAGGACTCCGCAGTCCATCTGCAGTCGCTCAAGGTCGATGGTGGGATGGTCCAGAATGAGCTGCTGATGCAGTTCCAGGCTGATGTCCTGGGTGTGCCCGTGATCCGCCCGAGGATTGCCGAGACCACGGCGCTGGGCGCGGCCTACGCCGCCGGCCTGGCAGTCGGTCTCTGGGAGACCGAGGCCGACCTGCGCAAACAATGGTCTGCGGACCGAGTCTGGACGCCGGCCATGCCCGAGGGTCAGCGGGAGCAACTGTTGCGAGGCTGGCGAAAGGCGGTCGAGCGCTCGCTCGACTGGGTGGAGTAGACGGCAGCGTCAGCCGTCGATGGAGAACGAGGCCGCCTGTCCGGCAAACCCGAACATCTGCGGGAAGCGCATCACGAGACCACGATCGTCACTGTTCACCAGGAACAGCAAGAACCCCGATCTGGATTTCCCGCCCGTGAGCTCGCCGGACTCGAACGCCCTGCGCACTCCGGAGACCACGATCTCTGAGTGGTACGAGTTGCCCTGCGAGCCTTCCGCCCCGAAGTCTGCGGTAGTCA
This genomic interval from Anaerolineales bacterium contains the following:
- a CDS encoding penicillin acylase family protein, with protein sequence MSLATDLLAPVLRAGLTFLSRRRLPLIEGEIRLAGLHSPVEVIRDRWGVPHLFADDPHDAFFAQGVVHAQDRLWQMELNRRTANGRLSELFGEISLDTDRAVRTFGFRRLGEADWQAAGADLRSVLEAYAEGVNATLACSAARMPIEFTLLGCHPEPWTPIDSLAFSRVMIWQLSHAWYGEILRAKLIEAVGEERAAAWEIHPPLGNPIILPEGIEFNRLGEDGRLTAGRGPFLHRGLGSNNWAVAGWKTDTGMPYLCNDMHLPLGVPSLWYEVHLMAQGMNVSGVSIPGMPLVLVGHTDHIAWGITLAYTDCEDLYAEEFDPEIQGRYRFGEGWRQADIIPEPIGVKGRDDPHIEEVVVTHHGPVISDVVGHPEKRLAVQSMALRPCPAVEGWHRLNLARGWDDFVEAARLIEAPQLSVAYADTEGNTGLWVTGKVPVRAAGKGMVPAPGWSADHEWIGEVPFEAMPHALNPQRGFVATSNDRLVPDDYPHFLGSVWMNGYRNRRISEVLSSKDVLGVEDFRRLHVDFTCPPALEFVRSLEGLTPTSEEAELALELLRGWDGVLSADCTAGTVYEVTRYHLVRNLLEPAVGERLTLQLMGQGFHPLLMPANEFLGHDTAATLRLLEAPESWWMTQAGGRQAVLEKSLKQAVLWLRQTLGAAPSGWGWGKIHRAVFPHAMGLQKPLDRVFNRGPFPIGGDADTPCQTAFNPALPYDNTSWAPGFRQIVDLSDLSKSLIIHPPGQSGQLGSRHYDDLASLWIRGEYHPMLWTRAQIEGEAEGHLHLTP
- the glpK gene encoding glycerol kinase GlpK, whose amino-acid sequence is MGASRFVAAIDQGTTSTRCMLFDRLGAVVAASQLEHTQIYPRPGWVEHDPLEIWERTQQVIRRSLEAAGVQGAEIAAVGIANQRETTIVWDRLTGRPFGNALVWQDTRTADRVAALAEQGGPDRFRAITGLPLATYFSASKIRWILDNVEGARGGAEEGTALFGTVDSWLIWWLTGGPQGGSHVTDVTNASRTQLMSLRSLAWDPAILEVMDIPERMLPKIVASSDPIPWGYTRLDGPFGAAIPVCGDLGDQQAALVGQTCFAPGEAKNTYGTGCFMLLNTGTEPVPSTSGLLTTVGYRFGAKPAVYALEGSIAIAGGLVQWLRDNLGLIGSAGEVEALARTVEDNGGIYFVPAFSGLFAPHWRADARGVLVGLTRYVNKGHIARAALEATAFQTVEVLEAMEKDSAVHLQSLKVDGGMVQNELLMQFQADVLGVPVIRPRIAETTALGAAYAAGLAVGLWETEADLRKQWSADRVWTPAMPEGQREQLLRGWRKAVERSLDWVE